From Nycticebus coucang isolate mNycCou1 chromosome 6, mNycCou1.pri, whole genome shotgun sequence, the proteins below share one genomic window:
- the TMEM121 gene encoding transmembrane protein 121, whose protein sequence is MVLPPPDRRHVCLTTLVIMGSMAVMDAYLVEQNQGPRKIGVCIIVLVGDVCFLLVLRYVAVWVGAEVRTAKRGYAMILWFLYIFVLEIKLYFIFQNYKARRGAGDPVARKALTLLLSVCVPGLFLLLVALDRMEYVRTFRKREDLRGRLFWVALDLLDLLDMQANLWEPPRTGLPLWAEGLTFFYCYMLLLVLPCVALSEVSMQGEHIAPQKMMLYPVLSLATVNVVAVLARAANMALFRDSRVSAIFVGKNVVALATKACTFLEYRRQVRDFPPPALALELQPPPSQRNSVPQPPPLHGPPGRPHGPSPTRDVLDT, encoded by the coding sequence ATGGTGCTGCCGCCGCCGGACCGGCGCCACGTGTGCCTGACTACGCTGGTGATCATGGGCAGCATGGCTGTAATGGACGCGTACCTGGTGGAGCAGAACCAAGGCCCGCGCAAGATCGGCGTGTGCATCATAGTGCTGGTGGGCGATGTGTGCTTCTTGCTAGTGCTGCGCTACGTGGCCGTGTGGGTGGGCGCCGAGGTGCGCACGGCCAAGCGCGGTTACGCCATGATCCTCTGGTTCCTCTACATCTTCGTGCTGGAGATCAAGCTCTACTTCATCTTCCAGAACTATAAGGCGCGACGCGGCGCGGGCGACCCCGTGGCGCGCAAGGCGCTGACGCTGCTGCTGTCGGTTTGCGTGCCGGGCCTCTTCCTTCTGCTGGTGGCGCTGGACCGCATGGAGTACGTGCGCACCTTCCGTAAGCGCGAGGACCTGCGCGGTCGCCTTTTCTGGGTGGCGCTCGACCTGCTGGACCTGCTGGACATGCAGGCCAACCTGTGGGAGCCGCCGCGCACCGGGCTGCCGCTGTGGGCCGAGGGCCTCACCTTCTTCTACTGCTACATGCTGCTGCTGGTGCTTCCGTGTGTGGCGCTCAGCGAGGTCAGCATGCAGGGCGAGCACATCGCGCCGCAGAAGATGATGCTCTACCCGGTGCTCAGCCTTGCCACTGTCAACGTGGTCGCCGTGCTGGCGCGCGCCGCCAACATGGCGCTCTTCCGCGACAGTCGCGTCTCGGCTATCTTCGTGGGCAAGAATGTGGTGGCTCTTGCCACCAAGGCCTGCACCTTCCTGGAGTACCGCCGCCAGGTGCGCGACTTTCCGCCACCTGCGCTCGCCCTGGAGCTGCAGCCACCACCCTCTCAGCGCAACTCCGTGCCGCAGCCCCCGCCATTGCACGGCCCACCTGGGCGCCCCCACGGGCCCTCGCCCACGCGTGACGTCTTGGACACGTGA